The nucleotide sequence AGAAGTTGTAAGTCAGTTTCCAGAATGATTTCACTTCACGCTTCCGCCAGGATTTGCATTGCTGCCTTTGCTACCATTTCAGCAGAGATCTCAGTCATACAGTACTGTCGGCTCCGGTAGCAAGACCGACTGCCGTCTTTCGAACACGGTCGACACCAGACATCTGCTGCCAGTTCACCTGAACTGGTATGTCTTACGTGAGCACCAGTCTGCCATGATGTTGGGCCAGTTATCATGACAACCGGTGTCCCCACAGCCTCTGATGCGTGGACAAGTCCAGTATCACCGCCAACAACCAGTCGAGCTCTGGAAAGAGTGGCGAATGCCTCCCGCAGGCCGGTGCGACCTTTCAGGTTAACAGTACCATGGTTCGCTTCATGAACCTGATCACATGCCGCACTGTCTTGCGTACCCAGAAGTACCACAGGCATCCCCGTCTTTTGTTTGAGTAGAGCGATCATTTCACCGTAAGCTTGAGGCGACCACTCTTTTGCCTTCCATGCTGCACTGGGGACCACCACCACAAAATCATCTCTGACGCCCTCATTTGCCAGTAAAATATCAACCCTGTTATGCTCCTCATCTGATAGATAAATTCTGGGCGGCGGAACGCGTTCTTCAATAGAGCCGTTCTGTATCAGATTCGCATATTCACGGGTCACTTCGTAATTCTGGTGAAAGCGGTCTATAGTAAGATAGAAAAGTAGAAAACGGCTCAACCTCGGTTTGCTGAAACGGTTCCAGCGGCAATCCTTCATACGCCACCTGAGATACTTCGATCTGAGTGAATTGTGCAGATCGAGGCAGACATCGTAGTCATAATTGGACAGTTGAGCAGCAAAGTTTCGCAAGGCCTTTGGCGCAGTGTCAGCTGGCAAGCTGATAATTTTAGTCAGATGAGGGTTTCCCTCCAGTATTGGACGATTCCGATCAAGGGTGATAAAATGGATTTCACACCGTGGCTGATTACCGGCCAGGAGTTCTATCAGCGAAGTGGTGAGAACAACGTCGCCGATAGAACTGAACCTCACAAGCAGATATCTCTTCAGCATGCTAAGATTTCGTTCTCCCGACCAAGATGATGTAAGTCATCTGGCCGAATTCAGACCAAGTCTAGCGAGTGCGCTGTGCGTTGTAGAGCGAGAGATCGATGAGCGATCTTTTGTAGGGACTGTCAGGGAATTGAGCCAGAGCTGCAACAGCTCTATCAGAGAATTCTTCAATTTTATTCATGGCGTATTCAAATCCCCCGTATTCTTTCACGATCTCTTTTAAATGTTTGATATTCTTCCTGGAAGCACCTTTGGACATGGTTCTGCGGATATGGTTTCGCTCAGCCGTCGTAAGCTGGGAACCGAGCGTATGGATGATGGGGAGCGTTACCATATTCCTGGTGACGTCTGAATTGGCGTCTTTACCGGTCGAATGCTCCGAACCAAGTATATCGAACAGATCATCCTTGATCTGGAATGCCATGCCGAAGTTTTCGCCATATGTGCCAAGTGCAACTTTGTGACCTTGTTTCTTGGATGCGGTCATGACGCCGAGTTCACAACAGGTAGAGATAAGGGAAGCTGTCTTGTCCCTGATCATCCTGTAATAGACGTCCTCGGTCATATTGTTTTTAAAACTTCGCTCAATCTGAAGCATCTCCCCGGAACTGAGTCTTTCGGCTGTGTGTGATATCAGCTCCAGCGCGTCAAAATCTTTGAGGCCGGTCAGATTCGTGAGAACCTTGCTCAGAATAAAGTCGCCCATGACAATAGACGTCTTATTCTTCCAGATTTTATTTACTGTGGGAAAACCACGCCGCTTATCGGCTTCATCAACCACGTCATCATGCATCAATGTTGCCATGTGCAGCAGTTCGACCATGGCCGCCGCCTTATAGCTGTGGAGACTCGGACCTCCACTCATTCGGGCCGACAGGATGGTCAAGATGGGGCGGACTCCCTTTCCCTTATGTCTCATGAGATAGCGGCCGATAATATTGATTAGCCGTACTTCCGATCGCAGCGCCGCCTCGAATTCCTGCTGGAAAAGTTTCATGTCTTCGAAGATCGGCTCAACGATCTGCCGCAATTCTTTCGTCTGTTTCATAGATTTAAATTTACTCCAGCAGTAACATCAGAAACAGGTAAAACTTTGTCTCGTCGTAACATCTCTCCGGACGGGTCGTCAAAAGTCCTCCAAGGAAAATGGACTACGTTTGTCAAACGGTAAGAGACAATTTCAGGCTTTTCATGGCACAGAGAACTTGAAGGACCAATCGAGGGTAATGACGCTTGATAGAGTTAGGGTAAGTCTGTAACTCTTATCATTCGATAACACCCACCTTGAATACTAAAGAAACTCCGTGATGAGTTCGTTATGCAGGCCGTCCTATCCCCTTTCTACTCAGATCGGTTTAGTAAAAATCCCTGATATACCGATACTCAGTTCATAGAGAACTATCAACGGAAGAGACATCATGAGCAGGCTGACGGGATCAGGCGGCGTAAAAAACGCGGATAGAAGGAGTATGGTCACGATGGCGTGACGGCGATAGTGCCGCATAAACGCGGGAGTTACAAGTCCGATAGCGGAAAGGATCATAACCAAGACCGGAAGTTCAAAGAGAAGTCCCGCTGCCACGAGCACCCATAGAATATAACTAAAGTAATAGTTTATGGAGAAGTTGTTTGCCACATCCACATAGCCCATTGAGGCGAAGAAATTCAGCGATATGGGGATGATAATAAAATAGGCAAACATGACACCACAAACGAAAGCAATAAACGAAAACAGGATCACTGGGAAAGAGTACCTGCGCTCGTTTTCCAGCAGTCCCGGTGCCACAAACTTCCAGATCTGATAGGAAACCAAAGGCAGCGCCACAACCAATCCCCCTACTAATGCAATGCCCCACTTAAGCAGGAACATACCGTGAATCTTCAGCACCTGAAGTTTAGGAGGCTCATCCAGGGAGAGGACAGGATCAAGCAGAATCTGAAACACCTGGTCCATGAATGCAAACACCACAATCGCTCCCACTACGATCCCAAGTAGAGACTTGATAATTCGCCATCTCAACTCCTCGAGATGCTCCAGAAATCCCATTTCCTTTTCTGTGGTCATATCGATCTACTCCAGTTCATCGACAAGCCGGCGGGCGGCTTCATACGGGGACATTTGTCTTTCGCGCAAACCGTCAATTTGCTTTATCAGTGTCAATTCGCGATCGCTGTTCCAGAATCGCCCAGCTAATTCATCGCGAACAGCATTTCTCACCCGTGTCAGATACTGATCATTGCGCCGCTTGCCGATGGTCCCGGACTGCTGAAGTTCGGCCATCAATAGGCGGCATTGCTCCCATAACTCTTCTATACCCTCCCCTGCGGTCGCTTCGGTCAGTATAATTTGAGGCATAAATTCACGTTCACCGGAAAAATCATTCATGTAATCCTGAAGCAGGTGCTGGATCCTGTCCGCACCTTCAAGATCGGCCTTATTAATAACGAAAATATCACCCACTTCCACCGGTCCCGCCTTCATAACCTGGATAGCATCTCCTGACTCAGGCATGAAAACGACAATGACGATGTCCACATTCTGGACGATTTCTGTCTCCGCCTGTCCTACGCCGACGGTTTCCAGCAGGATAAAGTCCTTGCCTGTGCACGCAATAACATCTGCCACCTGGTGAGTCATGCGAGCGAGCCCTCCCATCTGACCGCGGCTACCCATACTTCTCACATAGACGGCGGGATCGAGAGAATGCCGGTTCATGCGGACGCGGTCTCCCAGCAGGGCGCCGCCGGTAAAAGGGCTGGTAGGATCGACTGAGACAACGCCGACCGTCCGGTCTTCAGCCCGGATTTCAGCAATCAGTTTATCGATGAGTGTACTCTTGCCAGCCCCGGGCGGACCGGTAATTCCGATTCTAACCGAATCCCGGGAATGAGGAAAAAGATCGTTCAGGGTCGCACTGATGCTGTTATCGCCGTTCTCAACGGCTGAGATCAAGTTGGAAATAACACGTGTGTCGTTTTCCCTTAGACTATGTAGGAGGTCGGAGGTCATGGGTATTCCAATACAACGGGCCGAATTCAGGAAGGAAGGTTGAACAGAGTCTTAGCTGAATGTCCGCTTGAAGAGGGTATAGTCCTGTATGGAAAGAGTGTGCGCCTTTCGTTTGATCATCCCCTTTTCTTCCAACAGTTTGAGCATTCTCGAGACGGTCTCGCGAGATGTCCCAGCCATGTTGGCAAGATCCTGCTGATAAGGCATTTTGGTAATCTCAACCACCCCATGACGAATCGTACCCAGCTCTTCGGCGAGCCTCAGTACGGTCATCCCGATTCGATGTTCAGCATCGCTCAGAGAGAGGCTCTCAATCTGCTGATCGCTCTTGCGGATCCTGCCGGCCAACTCTGACAGGAGTGAGATGGCTATCTTGGGATATTTCTGCAGCAGGTCAATAAAATCGTGACGCTTTAGAATCAGAACTTCCGCATTATCAAACGCAATGGCGTTAGCCGATCTTGTCTCTCCATCGAGCAGAGACATTTCACCGAAAAAATCTCCCTCACCAAGCATGGCCAGGATAACTTCACGTCCCTCTTCACTTACACGGGTGATTTTTACGGTCCCCTTACTGATGATGAAGAATGTATCGCCGAACTCATCCTCCATGAGGATCATGTTATTCTTTTTGTACTTCTGTCTGGACATACGGGAGTGCAACTCGTCCAGTTCTAAAGAGGTTAGATCCGAAAAGATGGGGACAGATGCAAGAAGTTCGATGTCACTCATCACCGGAAACTAAATGCGTATTGTGAAAAAATCAATCTGTTTTGGGATTGTGAGTAACTTCATCTTTCAATCAAGATATGTACAAATCTTCATGGTTCAATAACCTTGACGGTATTAGAGTTGACAGGTTTCTAAGTATGGAATATCAATGTAAGATACGTTAATTTCAAGGGAGAAACAGGACTGATGGAGAGTATTCATCTGTCAACAGTATCGCAATTGTAAAATTACTTAATATTTCCTTTAAGTCGCTGATGCGTGTCATCCTCAGTAAAAAAGAATATGACAGATAAGATCAACAAACTGTTCCGTTTGACCTGGTTTCCCCTGGCGTTTCAACTGTTTACCCTTGTGGTATTCATCATGCTGATAATCGGTGGTTTACAGGCCAATACCGGTGACATAGAGTTTGCCAAGGAACTGCGCAATACCAACCTGTCAAACTTAATCGTCTGGTCCTACTGGTGGCCGCTCATTGTTCTTTCCGCGATATTCCTCGGGCGCGTCTGGTGTACTGTCTGTCCTATGGAGCTGGTCACTTCGCTTGCCGCCAAGGTAGGATATAAGCGTAGACCGCCAGACCTACTGTAACTGTGGCGATTAAAACAGTTCACTGTATAGCTACAAATCTGCCTCGGCGCGGCTTCTCAATCTTTATCTCTATCCTGATAATAACTTAAGCTGTGCCGCGGAAAGGCAATGTTTGCTTATTCTTATATCCACCCATAAATTTGCCGCCGTTCTGACACTATATTAAGTAAAACTATTAATTGAATAAAAAGGTGACAAATGGCAGAAAGATCGCAATCGGTAATTAAACGTCAACGGCAACTAGCTCGCCGGACAGAGAGAACTCAACGTTTGAAGTCTAAGATGAGGACGGCGGTTAAGAAGGTGATGAATGCCAGCAAGAAAGATGAGGCTGAACCGCTCTACCGAGAGGCAGTATCTATTATCGACAGTCTTGTGTCGAAGAAGGCCTTAAAGAAAAACACTGCTGCGCGGCGGAAATCCTCCATCACGCGGCACTTCAATTCCCTCGCCTGAAATCCCCAGAGTAAGCGCAAATCTCCCGGACTGACTACGAACGATCTTTTGCCTGGTAGTTGGGTGCTTCCTTTACGATTTTGACGTCGTGGGGATGACTTTCGCTGTAACCTGCTGAACTGATGCGGACAAAATCTGTCTCTTTCTGCATAGCTTTGGTGTCCTTCGCCCCGCAGTAGCCCATGCTCGCTCTCAGTCCTCCGATCATCTGGTAAACGGTACTGCGCAGGTTTCCGCGGTAAGGAACCAGCCCCTCCACACCTTCGGGAACTAGCTTGATATTTTCCTCGCCTTCTTGAAAATAGCGATCGGCGCTGCCCTCCTTCATAGGTCCCAGCGATCCCATTCCTCTGAACGCCTTGTACTGGCGACCTTCGTGGAGAATTATCTCCCCGGGACTTTCATCGAGACCGGCAAGTATACTCCCCAGCATGACACAATCAGCGCCGGCGGCCATAGCCTTGGCGAGGTCACCCGAAAAACGGATGCCGCCGTCAGATATGACGGGGATATCACTCTTGGAAGCTTCCTCTACACAATCGAGTACGGCGGTAAGCTGGGGGACTCCGATGCCGGCAATAATCCGCGTAGTACAGCTTGCACCAGCACCCTGACCCACCTTTACCGCATCGGCACCGTGATCAATAAGAGCGCGTGTACCTTCAGCAGTGGCCACATTACCGGCAATCAACGGCAGATGGGAGAAATCCTTTTTCACAGAAGATATACCATCAAGCACACCTTGGGCGTGACCGTGCGCTGAATCGAGAACGAGGACGTCTACACCCGAATCCACAAGGGCACTCACTCTCTGGAGAAGATCATCGGTAGCACCCACAGCCGCCGCCACCATGAGCCGATAATGGGTATCGAGAGAAGCATTGGGGTGCTTTTCCTTCATGAGGATGTCCTTCACCGTTACCATACCTGCCAGAAGATTCCCTTCCTCTACGATTAGAAGTTTCTCGATGCGGTGTTCCTGCAAAATCTGACGCGCCTCGTTGAGGGTCGTCCCCTTGGGTGCTGTCACAAGATTTTCCTTTGTCATACATTCGGTTATAAGGCGGTCGAGATTAGACTCAAAACGAATATCCCTCCCGGTAATAATACCGAGTAGTGCACCTTTATCATCAACGATGGGCAGACCGGAAATGTTGTGACGCTTCATGACAGCAATTGCGTCCCGCACTGTCTTATCCGGCGAGAAGGTGACGGGATCGATAATCACGCCGCTCTCAGCCCGCTTTACACGTATCACCTCTTTGGCCTGCCTCTCAACGGACATGTTCTTATGAATGACGCCCAGTCCACCTTCACGTGCAAGGGCGACGGCCATACCATTCTCCGTCACCGTATCCATAGCTGCACTGATAATAGGAATCTTAAGCGAAATGTCCTTTGTCAGCCGGGTGGAAACATCCACGTCCCGCGGCAACACTCTTGAGTGTCGCGGCACAAGTAAAACGTCATCAAATGTCAATGCATTCCTGAAGTTTTCACTCTTTACCATACCTTACTCCAGCCTAATCTTTGACTCAACCACGGCTATCAATCTGCCGCCGGCTACCAATTCCGCTGCCTTCTCCATATCGTGCGAAAGAACCCTGTCGCCCCGGGCAAACTTGATGTGCCGCCTTACCAACGCTTTCACAAGAGCCGTCACGGTAGCCGGTTTAAGCGGCTTATGCAGATCCAGCATCTGAACGGCTACCATAAGCTCTATGCCTAGAATATGGGTAACATTTTTCAAGATGCGCAACAATTTTCTTCCGGCCCACGGCGACATGGCCACAAAATCTTCCTGATTACTTTCGGTTGGGATTGAGTCCACGGACGCTGGAAATGCCTGTGTCTTGTTCTCAGAGGCGAGAGCGGCGGCGGAGACCTGCGCCATCATGAATCCAGATTCGAGACCGGGATTATGGGCAAGAAATTTAGGTACCTTTCCCTCAACTCCTTCCATCATACGAAAAATGCGCCTCTCAGAGATGCCACCCAGTTCTACCGCCGCAATGGCGAGTGAATCCACCGCCTGCCCAATCACTTCACCGTGGAAATGCCCGGAATAAACGATGCCGTCCCTCGCGGACAATACAAGTGGATTATCACTGACACTGTTGATCTCATTTTCAACGATCTTCTTCATCGATGCAAACAGTTCGCGGCTGGCGCCGTGAACGTGCGGCATACACCGCAGACTGTAAGGATCCTGAACTATGCCACACTCCTTGTGCGATCCGACAATCTGGCTTCGGGTAAGGATACGCCAGATGTTGCCCGCGCTCTTACGCTGCCCGGGATGTTTCTTTAAATTATGAATCTTCGGGTTGAAAACCTTTCGTGACGACAGTGTCGCCTCCACCGTCATGGCGCCGATAATGTCGGCTGTCTTGAGGATCTTCTCCATCCGATGGAGTCCAAGAACAGCAAAAGCCGTGGAAACCTGAGTGCCGTTCACCAGCCCGAGACCTTCTTTCGGTCCCAGTTCAAGCGGTTCAATTCCTGTTTCACGCAGCGCCAGCATGGTGGGAATCACGCGGTCGTTGAAATGAACTTCTCCTTCCCCGATAAGGGCTAAGCTTAAATGTGAAAGAGGCACAAGGTCACCGCTGGCACCCACCGATCCTTGCGACGGAATAACAGGCATGATATCGTGATTGAAGAAATCGCATAACTGTTGCACGACGCGCCATCGCACACCGCTGTAGCCGTGGCTGAAATTGATCAGTTTAAGGAGTATAATAGCCCTTGTCACTCCCACATCGATGGGGCGGCCCGTCCCGGCACAGTGGCTGCGAATCAAATTCAACTGCAGCTGTTTCAGTTCAGATTCTTCGATGCGGTGCTCGCTCAGAGCCCCAAAGCCTGTATTGACACCGTAGATAGCTTCACCGGCATCAAGATGCTGACCAAGTAGATTGTGACTTTGCTCGACCTTTTTTCTGATGTCAGAGGATACACGAACCTTCTGTGGCCGGGAAAAGAGCAGCGCAAAATCGTCTATAGTGAATGTTTGACCGTTAATTATTATCATATAAGATCAGAAAATTTACCGTCGATGAATTCACTGAAACAAGTCATTTGCTGATTTCAAAGTTCCTCAGGCGAGGTGAATATCTGCATCTCCACCGGTATGGCTGACTGAAAGTACTGACCATACCTTTTCTTCACCACCCTGTTGTCCATGTTGATGAACACTCCCTCATCATAACTACTCCTGATAAGTCTGCCGAATCCCTGCCGCAGCCTGATGGCGGCGGCTGGAACTGAGTGCTCAATAAATGCATTCATTCCCCGCTGTTCGATTATGTCATTGTAGGATTCAATCAGCGGATCAGAGGGGACATCGAAAGGAAGTTTGGTTACAATAAGGACCTCCAGCAGATCACGTGGCAAGTCTACCCCTTCCCAGAAGGAGCTGGTTCCCAGAAGCAGTCCTCCTTCAGACTCCCTAAGCCCCTTGAGCATCGAACCTCTGGAAGCTGAAGAGAGTTGGGCGAAGACATCGTGGTCGTTTAGGTAGCCCCTCAATTCCAGTGCATCATAGCATTCTTCCAAAGCTTTCCTCGCCGTAAAAAGGACCATTGTCCTTTTGCCCCATTTGGCTATGACGTGTTCGATAACATCGCTCAACACCTGCGGAAAATCGGCCGATCGCTGATCAGACTCACCGCCCCACTGGTAGTACTTGCACTGTTCATTGTAAAAGAAGGGACTGGAAAAGGTGCGAGTTTCTACAGTTCTCCCTTCAATGTTAACCAGTCCGAGACGGGAAAGAAAATAGTGGAAATCTCCGCCAATGGTCAAAGTTGCAGAAGTGGCAACTACGGAATCAAGCATCCGAAACATAGATTCAGTAAGATCATTCCCTATATCAACAGGAACACCATTTAGTGAAATCATAAGATCGTCATTCTTAAAGCTGCCTTCCTCCCAGTACACCCAATCTTCCTGTTTCCTGAGGGCAACGGCATCAAGTAAAACAGTCAGTTCGTTCACTGAGTCAACCACCCGTTCTACAGCGGTCACGGTTTCAGCCTCGATTTTCTCCTCCGACATTGCGCTCAGCAACTCAAACAGCACGTCGGCTTTCTGGACAGTTTCCCTCAGACTCTCAGCCAGCAGCGTCGTCTCTTTTGATACCAAAGCGAATTGATCATTAAAATCGGTGTAGCGCTGCTTCTGGGAATAGCGAACATCCTGCCGATATGAGGTTGCGTGCTCTTCCGCCAGACGGGTAAACAGTTCACTGCTGGCGGATAGTACTTTCTCTGACGCATCCTGAAGATGACCAAACGCCGTGCCGACCTCGGGATTCACTTGCGTCAGAGCATTTATCTGACCTTTCAGCCGTTTTGATCTGATTGAAGCGGGATTAACGGAACTGAGCCTGTCGGCGATAATTCGACGGGAGAGTGAGCGTTGAAAGTGATCGTAAGCTACCTTCACCAGGTTGTGTGCCTCATCTACCACCACCCGCGTCAGTTGTGGCAGGACCCGGTTTTCGGACAGTTCAGATAACAGGAGCGAGTGATTGACTACAATGAGATCACTCTTTTGAGCTTTCTCGCGCAAGGGACCGACGAAGCATCCATCGTGTTTTTTACAGATTGTACGGGTACAGAATCCCGGATCACTCTGGATCAGCGACTTGATCCTCATGGTGGACCGGTTGAGAAAACCGGGACATTCATCAAAATCGCCTGTCTTGGTCCAATTCAGCCAGATGAGGGCGGGGATGAGCGCCTCGGCTTCGAACGGTGCCAGGAGCTTATCTGCATCTTCGATGAGCCAGTCCAAACGGGTCTTACAGAGATAATTCTGACGTCCTTTCAAAACGACAGCCGCAAAGCTGACATCCAGCGATTGGGCCAGTTTGGGGACTTCCTGATAAAAAAGCTGATCCTGAAGATGCTTCGTGTAGCACGAAATCACAGCCGGTTCATACTCTCGTTCCAGAGCGAATTTGAGCGAAGGGTAAAGATAAGCCAGCGACTTACCCAGACCGGTTCCGGCCTCAGCCAGTGCGGTGGTGCCTTCGGCAAAGATGTGCGCAATGAATTCTGAATAAGCTATCTGATCCGGCCGTTCCTCGTATTCAAACGAAACGTTATCTTCCCGCCGTAGAGTCTTTTCCAGCCTTCCCTCTTTGCCGAAGACTTCCTTCGCCGTCTCCGCCACACTATCTGCCTGGCCTTCATAAACGAAAACGTTTGAAGACGCTTTCTTCTCGATGGACGAAGGTAGGATCCCTTTACTGAGCAGATTCTCCTGTATCAGGATATTTGCCAGATTCACATAGAGTTCCTTATTGGGGACTTCATGATGTTTAATGGCGGCGAGAACTTTCTGGATCACTGAAAGGTCGTACGAACACGCTTCGCCGATGAGGTCGAGGAAGATTTTGCCTACTTTTTCCGTATCGGCGCCGGCCCGGTGCTCACCTCCACGTGAATAGTTGAAGTATTCGGCTACCGTACCAAGCCTGTGGTTCGGCAGGAAGAAGAGGAAAGCGCGCGCCAGGGGCAGGGTATCATATTGCACGTTAAGCACTTCGCTCCCCGGAAGAACAATTTGGAAAAGTCGTGTCAGGAACTGTATATCAAAACTGATGTTATGGGCAACAATAGGACTATCGGCGATGAAATCGATGACCTTGCCCGACACCTCATTTTCCGTTGGTGCACCAGCAACCATCTCATCACTGATGCCCGTGATATTGGTGATTTCACGAGGAATCGGAATCTGCGGATTGACGAGGGTCTCGTAAGCGTCGTCCCGTTCACCGTTTACGAAACGGATAGCCGCAACTTCGGTAATCCTGTCGCTTTCCGGATCGAGGCCGGTAGTTTCAAAATCGAATGCTACAAAGGTCTGAAGATCGAGGCGACTGAGTAGCTTGCTGAATTCCATCAGACGCCGGCGAAAACCTTTACAACGTCTTTAATGAGGCTCGGCTTTTTAAAGAGTGCCTTCATAAACAGTTTTGTAAGCGTTCTTTCCTCCGGCGGCACCGCCTCAACCGCCTCAGCTATGCTGTCAAGATCGTCATCAGAAAGTTGATGGGTAGCCTCCTTGATAGAGTAAAACCGTTCGTGGTTTTTGCCACCGATCTTGTGCCACGCTTTAGCGTAACGCGACAGAAACTTTTTACTCGTATCACCCTTCTTGACAGCCTCAGCTGCCGTCTCGCCGGCCAGCATTCCGCCACGCATACCGGGCACGATACCGCCACCTGTCATTGGATTTACCATGTGAGCCGAATCTCCGGCCAGCATCAGACCATTGCTGACTATATTCTTCAACGGTTTGGCACATGGTACACCGCCGAGAGTGGACGTGACGACGGAACAGCGGGGATACTTTGCTTCGAGGAATTCATCCAGAAATCTCCAGGCCGCTTTTTCCTGACTATATTTTCCCGAAACACCCAGTCCAACATTGGCTGAGTTTTTCCCTTTGGGAAAGACCCACAGGTAGCCGCCGGGTGCCAGCTTACTTGAGAGATAAAAGTCAAATCGATTCTCATCTATTTCAATGCCAGTAATAGTCTTCTGAACACAAGACTCCATATCCTTCATCTTAATTTGAGTTCTCAGTCCACCCCACCTACCAACGCGACTCTCAACTCCATCAGCTCCAATTACAACGCGTGCACCGACTTCGAACTGTTCGCCAGCATATTCCCCTTTGACGCCGGTGACGGCGTCACCATCCTGAAGCAGACCTGAGACATAGGCTTTCGTCACGATCTGCGCCCCTTCAGCAGCGGCATAATGGGCAAGGTCGCGATCGAAGACCCGCCGATCAAGGATGTACCCTTTTTCACCAAGGTCCATATCGACCGTCAGACCGCTGGGAGAAACAAGGCGCATGCGGGTGACTGTTGCATTAATCCAGCTCTCCTGCGGCTCCACGAAAATCTTGAGCCCCGCATCGCTTACCGCCTCACCGCAACGAACAGGAACACCGATTTCGCGGTCCTTCTCCAGCAGCAACACCTCAGCACCACCCATTGCGGCGTAGCGTGCGGCAGTGGAACCAGCCGGACCGCCACCTACTACAATTACGTCAAACTTCCGCTGTCTCCACATCTTCAAACACCTCGATGGGACAGATATACAGACACAGCTTACAGTCGATACAGATATCGTAATCGATGGTAATTTCCGCTGCCTTTAACTCGATACAGTCTTCAGGACAGATACCGACACAACAGCCGCAGAAATCACAAGTGCCGGGTTTGATTTCAATCATGACCCACGTGGAAAGTGGGATAGTCTACCGAAAACCTGAAATAGTGATACAGTTTGGTTAGGTAGAATGTTATAAAGAGAGCAGCGAAACACCACGGATACCTGACGCAGACGAAGATGGCGAGTATCAGGATCGGATAGCGTACCGTCCTCATGACGTGTTCTGCCCGCGGAGAGAGAAGCGCTACAATGAAGAAAGGGAAAGAGACTATCCCCGCCGTACTGGCGACGGGATCATGCAGAAGATACCCCGACACTGCCGCCATGGCGACTGAGATGGTGGCCAGAGCAAGCTCTCTCTTCACACCGCCCACCTTATCCCTGAAATGATCGGCATGTTCAGCACTGTTCAAGGCCGGCAAAAGGATGAAGACGGCTTGAGAACCGAGCAGGTACGGCACAGACTTGATAAAACCGGCAACGATATCAGCAGACACAATCTGCCATCCGATCATGAAGAGAGCGAGACTGGCAGCGGCGGTCAGCGGAACTCCCTTTACCGGCAAAGTTTCTTTTTCGTTTACACACCGGCGAAAGTAGGTCTGCAGTGCAAAGAATGCCATGATAGCCCACAGCAGTGAAATCCAGACGTTGCTGTGACCGGTCACGGCCATATAACCAACTGTCAGGACGGTTACTGATACACCGGCAGTCAATACAATGCGGGACGACCCTCTGATGCGCGCCCCGGCAATGTTAATCAAAGTGGCACTGATAAGAACGGTAACCCCCACAAAGAGATAGAATACACTCCAGTCCACTGCGGTCCACCAGTAGAATTCGGGTTCTGCGACACCCTTTGCGGCACTCATGCCTGACGTC is from Candidatus Neomarinimicrobiota bacterium and encodes:
- the guaB gene encoding IMP dehydrogenase, with the translated sequence MVKSENFRNALTFDDVLLVPRHSRVLPRDVDVSTRLTKDISLKIPIISAAMDTVTENGMAVALAREGGLGVIHKNMSVERQAKEVIRVKRAESGVIIDPVTFSPDKTVRDAIAVMKRHNISGLPIVDDKGALLGIITGRDIRFESNLDRLITECMTKENLVTAPKGTTLNEARQILQEHRIEKLLIVEEGNLLAGMVTVKDILMKEKHPNASLDTHYRLMVAAAVGATDDLLQRVSALVDSGVDVLVLDSAHGHAQGVLDGISSVKKDFSHLPLIAGNVATAEGTRALIDHGADAVKVGQGAGASCTTRIIAGIGVPQLTAVLDCVEEASKSDIPVISDGGIRFSGDLAKAMAAGADCVMLGSILAGLDESPGEIILHEGRQYKAFRGMGSLGPMKEGSADRYFQEGEENIKLVPEGVEGLVPYRGNLRSTVYQMIGGLRASMGYCGAKDTKAMQKETDFVRISSAGYSESHPHDVKIVKEAPNYQAKDRS
- the hutH gene encoding histidine ammonia-lyase, whose translation is MIIINGQTFTIDDFALLFSRPQKVRVSSDIRKKVEQSHNLLGQHLDAGEAIYGVNTGFGALSEHRIEESELKQLQLNLIRSHCAGTGRPIDVGVTRAIILLKLINFSHGYSGVRWRVVQQLCDFFNHDIMPVIPSQGSVGASGDLVPLSHLSLALIGEGEVHFNDRVIPTMLALRETGIEPLELGPKEGLGLVNGTQVSTAFAVLGLHRMEKILKTADIIGAMTVEATLSSRKVFNPKIHNLKKHPGQRKSAGNIWRILTRSQIVGSHKECGIVQDPYSLRCMPHVHGASRELFASMKKIVENEINSVSDNPLVLSARDGIVYSGHFHGEVIGQAVDSLAIAAVELGGISERRIFRMMEGVEGKVPKFLAHNPGLESGFMMAQVSAAALASENKTQAFPASVDSIPTESNQEDFVAMSPWAGRKLLRILKNVTHILGIELMVAVQMLDLHKPLKPATVTALVKALVRRHIKFARGDRVLSHDMEKAAELVAGGRLIAVVESKIRLE
- a CDS encoding helicase C-terminal domain-containing protein; the protein is MEFSKLLSRLDLQTFVAFDFETTGLDPESDRITEVAAIRFVNGERDDAYETLVNPQIPIPREITNITGISDEMVAGAPTENEVSGKVIDFIADSPIVAHNISFDIQFLTRLFQIVLPGSEVLNVQYDTLPLARAFLFFLPNHRLGTVAEYFNYSRGGEHRAGADTEKVGKIFLDLIGEACSYDLSVIQKVLAAIKHHEVPNKELYVNLANILIQENLLSKGILPSSIEKKASSNVFVYEGQADSVAETAKEVFGKEGRLEKTLRREDNVSFEYEERPDQIAYSEFIAHIFAEGTTALAEAGTGLGKSLAYLYPSLKFALEREYEPAVISCYTKHLQDQLFYQEVPKLAQSLDVSFAAVVLKGRQNYLCKTRLDWLIEDADKLLAPFEAEALIPALIWLNWTKTGDFDECPGFLNRSTMRIKSLIQSDPGFCTRTICKKHDGCFVGPLREKAQKSDLIVVNHSLLLSELSENRVLPQLTRVVVDEAHNLVKVAYDHFQRSLSRRIIADRLSSVNPASIRSKRLKGQINALTQVNPEVGTAFGHLQDASEKVLSASSELFTRLAEEHATSYRQDVRYSQKQRYTDFNDQFALVSKETTLLAESLRETVQKADVLFELLSAMSEEKIEAETVTAVERVVDSVNELTVLLDAVALRKQEDWVYWEEGSFKNDDLMISLNGVPVDIGNDLTESMFRMLDSVVATSATLTIGGDFHYFLSRLGLVNIEGRTVETRTFSSPFFYNEQCKYYQWGGESDQRSADFPQVLSDVIEHVIAKWGKRTMVLFTARKALEECYDALELRGYLNDHDVFAQLSSASRGSMLKGLRESEGGLLLGTSSFWEGVDLPRDLLEVLIVTKLPFDVPSDPLIESYNDIIEQRGMNAFIEHSVPAAAIRLRQGFGRLIRSSYDEGVFINMDNRVVKKRYGQYFQSAIPVEMQIFTSPEEL